The following coding sequences lie in one Micromonospora sp. R77 genomic window:
- a CDS encoding Lrp/AsnC family transcriptional regulator, which yields MNAGQDVQLDVLDARLIALLTEEPRIGVLECSRRLGVARGTVQARLDKLVERGVIGGFGPEISPAAIGFGVTSFVTLEISQRHGHDPVTAHLAAIPEVLEAHTITGSSDLLCRIVARSNADLQRVIDQIVASEGIRRASTIIALAEQIPYRTLPLVRSAAH from the coding sequence ATGAACGCTGGTCAGGATGTACAGCTGGACGTGCTCGACGCGCGCTTGATCGCGCTGCTCACCGAGGAGCCGCGGATCGGCGTGCTGGAGTGCTCCCGCCGGCTCGGCGTGGCCCGGGGCACCGTCCAGGCCCGGCTGGACAAGCTGGTCGAGCGCGGGGTGATCGGCGGCTTCGGCCCGGAGATCTCACCCGCCGCCATCGGCTTCGGGGTGACCAGCTTCGTCACCCTGGAGATCAGCCAGCGGCACGGGCACGACCCGGTCACCGCCCACCTGGCCGCCATCCCCGAGGTGCTGGAGGCGCACACCATCACCGGCTCCAGCGACCTGCTCTGCCGCATCGTGGCCAGATCGAACGCCGACCTCCAACGCGTCATCGACCAGATCGTCGCCTCGGAGGGGATCCGCCGCGCCTCCACGATCATCGCCCTGGCCGAACAGATCCCCTACCGCACCCTCCCCCTGGTCCGCTCCGCCGCCCACTGA
- a CDS encoding SRPBCC domain-containing protein, with translation MSTVTVTEFIEAQAVDVWRLLTEPAARGRWLSAVRAVDVLTRDGFGPGTAWRETRLRPDGGEQPEEFVVVEAVAPTRLVLSSPGAGVDYRITWSLRTVERRRRGCTAVTVEQEALPTGPYGRVLALILGGLAARAVEGALRRDLADLARAVSPADSAEAA, from the coding sequence ATGTCGACGGTGACGGTTACCGAGTTCATCGAGGCCCAGGCCGTCGACGTCTGGCGGCTGCTCACCGAGCCCGCCGCCCGGGGCCGCTGGCTGTCGGCCGTACGCGCGGTCGACGTGCTCACCAGGGACGGGTTCGGCCCCGGCACGGCCTGGCGGGAGACCCGGCTCCGCCCGGACGGCGGGGAACAGCCGGAGGAGTTCGTGGTGGTCGAGGCGGTCGCCCCGACCCGGCTGGTGCTCAGCTCGCCCGGTGCCGGCGTGGACTACCGGATCACCTGGTCACTGCGGACCGTCGAGCGCCGGCGGCGCGGCTGCACGGCCGTCACCGTCGAGCAGGAGGCCCTGCCCACCGGCCCGTACGGTCGGGTGCTGGCGCTCATCCTCGGTGGGCTCGCCGCCCGCGCGGTGGAGGGCGCCCTCCGGCGCGACCTGGCCGACCTGGCCCGCGCGGTCAGCCCCGCCGACTCCGCCGAGGCCGCCTGA
- a CDS encoding GNAT family N-acetyltransferase, which translates to MSADGDGVLLETARLRLRRFTTADVDHLVELDSDPEVMRFLTGGQPTPQATVREEQLPRLLAGYDRHPALGRWAALDRATGDFLGWFALDPSDDGGEAELGYRLRRSAWGRGLATEGSRALVRYAFAVVGVRRVWAQTMAVNSRSRSVMVRVGLRHVRTLHLVFDDPIPGTEHGEVEYELRREDWRPEGQERPAALRAR; encoded by the coding sequence ATGAGCGCAGACGGCGACGGGGTGCTGCTGGAGACCGCGCGGCTGCGGCTGCGCCGGTTCACCACGGCGGACGTGGACCACCTGGTCGAGCTGGACAGCGATCCGGAGGTGATGCGTTTCCTGACCGGCGGGCAACCCACGCCACAGGCCACCGTCCGGGAGGAGCAGCTGCCCCGGCTGCTCGCCGGCTACGACCGCCATCCCGCGCTCGGTCGTTGGGCGGCGCTCGACCGCGCCACCGGGGACTTCCTGGGCTGGTTCGCGCTGGACCCGTCCGACGACGGCGGCGAGGCCGAGCTGGGCTACCGGCTGCGCCGCTCTGCCTGGGGTCGCGGCCTCGCCACCGAGGGCTCCCGGGCGCTGGTGCGGTACGCGTTCGCCGTCGTCGGTGTCCGGCGGGTGTGGGCGCAGACGATGGCGGTCAACAGCCGCTCGCGGTCGGTCATGGTCAGGGTCGGTCTGCGCCACGTCCGCACGCTCCACCTCGTCTTCGACGACCCGATCCCCGGCACCGAGCACGGTGAGGTGGAGTACGAACTGCGGCGGGAGGACTGGCGTCCCGAGGGTCAGGAGCGGCCGGCCGCCTTGCGGGCCCGGTAG
- a CDS encoding fumarate hydratase, whose amino-acid sequence MSSAAAFSYAPLLPTGPDQTEYRLVTDEGVDVVNGPGGRRFLTVEPSALTALTAEAMHDIAHFLRPAHLAQLRSIIDDPAASPNDRFVALDLLRNANIAAGGVLPMCQDTGTAIVMGKRGRHVLTDGTDAEAISRGVYQAYTKLNLRYSQLAPLTMWDERNTGSNLPAQVELYAEDPDGHPDAYKFLFMAKGGGSANKSYLYQETKALLNPTRMMQFLEEKLRLIGTAACPPYHLAIVIGGTSAEYALKTAKYASAKYLDALPTEGSMSAHGFRDLELEAEVLELTRNFGIGAQFGGRYFCHDVRVVRLPRHGASCPVAIAVSCSADRQAVAKITPSGVWLERLETDPARFLPDVTDETLDAEQVVRVDLNRPMDEIRAELSKYPVKTRLSLTGPLVVARDIAHAKIAERLDAGEPMPQYLRDHAVYYAGPAKTPEGYASGSFGPTTAGRMDAYVEKFQAAGGSQVMLAKGNRSAQVTRSCQQHGGFYLGSIGGPAARLAQDCIKHVEVLEYPELGMEAVWKIQVEDFPAFIVVDDKGNDFFAEVTKPVLTVGRR is encoded by the coding sequence ATGAGCAGTGCCGCCGCGTTCTCGTACGCCCCCTTGCTGCCGACCGGTCCCGACCAGACGGAGTACCGCCTGGTCACCGACGAGGGCGTCGATGTCGTCAACGGCCCGGGTGGCCGTCGTTTCCTCACCGTGGAACCGTCCGCGCTGACCGCGCTGACCGCCGAGGCGATGCACGACATCGCCCACTTCCTGCGCCCGGCGCACCTGGCCCAGCTCCGGTCGATCATCGACGACCCGGCGGCCTCGCCGAACGACCGCTTCGTCGCGCTGGACCTGCTGCGCAACGCCAACATCGCGGCCGGCGGGGTGCTGCCGATGTGCCAGGACACCGGCACCGCCATCGTGATGGGCAAGCGCGGCCGGCACGTGCTCACCGACGGCACGGACGCGGAGGCGATCTCGCGCGGCGTCTACCAGGCGTACACGAAGCTCAACCTGCGCTACTCGCAGCTCGCCCCGCTGACCATGTGGGACGAGCGGAACACCGGCAGCAACCTGCCCGCCCAGGTGGAGCTCTACGCCGAGGACCCGGACGGCCACCCCGACGCCTACAAGTTCCTCTTCATGGCCAAGGGCGGCGGCTCGGCCAACAAGTCCTACCTCTACCAGGAGACCAAGGCGCTGCTGAACCCCACGCGGATGATGCAGTTCCTGGAGGAGAAGCTGCGGCTGATCGGCACCGCCGCCTGTCCGCCCTACCACCTGGCCATCGTCATCGGCGGCACCTCCGCCGAATACGCGCTGAAGACCGCCAAGTACGCCTCCGCGAAGTACCTGGACGCCCTCCCCACCGAGGGTTCGATGAGCGCGCACGGCTTCCGTGACCTGGAGCTGGAGGCCGAGGTGCTGGAGTTGACCCGCAACTTCGGCATCGGCGCGCAGTTCGGCGGGCGCTACTTCTGTCACGACGTACGGGTGGTCCGGCTGCCCCGGCACGGCGCCTCCTGCCCGGTGGCGATCGCGGTCTCCTGCTCCGCCGACCGGCAGGCGGTCGCCAAGATCACCCCGTCGGGCGTCTGGCTGGAGCGACTGGAGACCGACCCGGCCCGCTTCCTCCCGGACGTCACCGACGAGACGCTGGACGCCGAGCAGGTCGTCCGGGTCGACCTGAACCGGCCGATGGACGAGATTCGCGCCGAGCTCTCGAAATACCCGGTGAAGACCCGGCTCTCGCTGACCGGCCCGCTGGTCGTGGCGCGGGACATCGCGCACGCGAAGATCGCCGAGCGGCTGGACGCGGGCGAGCCGATGCCGCAATACCTGCGCGACCACGCCGTCTACTACGCCGGCCCGGCCAAGACCCCGGAGGGCTACGCGTCCGGCTCGTTCGGTCCGACCACCGCCGGCCGGATGGACGCGTACGTGGAGAAGTTCCAGGCGGCCGGTGGCTCCCAGGTGATGCTGGCGAAGGGCAACCGGTCCGCCCAGGTGACCCGCTCCTGCCAGCAGCACGGCGGCTTCTACCTCGGCTCCATCGGCGGCCCCGCCGCCCGGCTGGCGCAGGACTGCATCAAGCACGTCGAGGTCCTGGAATACCCGGAGCTCGGCATGGAGGCGGTCTGGAAGATCCAGGTGGAGGACTTCCCCGCCTTCATCGTCGTCGACGACAAGGGCAACGACTTCTTCGCCGAGGTCACCAAGCCGGTCCTGACCGTCGGGCGGCGCTGA
- the hisC gene encoding histidinol-phosphate transaminase, translated as MTDAGRQQPPLRLTRADLDALPNYVPGRSPADLARELGLPEAIKLASNEVPYGPLPGVVEAVAEAVAGSHRYPDMGVVALRQALADRYGVDVDQVATGCGSVALAEHLVRSTCLPGDEVLYSWRSFEAYPIIAATSGATSVRVPNDAGHGHDLASMAAAVTDRTRMILVCNPNNPTGTSVRRAELDRFLDAVPDDVLVVIDEAYREFVTDPEVPDGLTYLDRPNVVVLRTLSKAWGLAGLRIGFLVAAPAVAAAVRKVVTPFSTSMAAQAGALAALAQADEVQRRCALVVAERDRVTEALRKLLPDVPSSQANFVWLPLGDRAVEFGKACEARGVIVRPFAGDGVRVTIGTPVENDAFLAAAEAALA; from the coding sequence ATGACCGACGCCGGACGTCAGCAGCCGCCGCTGCGGCTGACCCGCGCCGACCTCGACGCGCTGCCCAACTACGTACCCGGCCGCAGCCCGGCCGACCTGGCCCGCGAGCTGGGCCTGCCCGAGGCGATCAAGCTGGCCAGCAACGAGGTGCCCTACGGCCCGCTGCCGGGCGTGGTGGAGGCGGTCGCCGAGGCGGTCGCCGGCTCGCACCGCTATCCGGACATGGGCGTGGTGGCGCTGCGCCAGGCCCTCGCCGACCGGTACGGCGTGGACGTCGACCAGGTCGCCACGGGCTGCGGCTCGGTGGCGCTGGCCGAGCACCTGGTCCGCTCCACCTGCCTCCCCGGCGACGAGGTGCTCTACTCGTGGCGGTCGTTCGAGGCGTACCCGATCATCGCGGCGACCAGCGGCGCGACCAGCGTGCGGGTGCCCAACGACGCCGGGCACGGCCACGACCTGGCCTCGATGGCCGCGGCGGTGACCGACCGGACCCGGATGATCCTGGTCTGCAACCCGAACAACCCCACCGGCACCTCGGTACGCAGGGCGGAGCTGGACCGCTTCCTCGACGCGGTGCCGGACGACGTGCTGGTCGTCATCGACGAGGCCTACCGGGAGTTCGTCACCGACCCGGAGGTGCCGGACGGCCTGACCTACCTGGACCGGCCCAACGTGGTGGTGCTGCGCACCCTGTCCAAGGCGTGGGGGCTGGCCGGCCTGCGGATCGGCTTTCTGGTCGCCGCGCCGGCCGTGGCCGCCGCCGTGCGCAAGGTTGTCACGCCCTTCTCCACCAGCATGGCCGCCCAGGCCGGGGCGCTGGCGGCGCTGGCCCAGGCCGACGAGGTCCAGCGGCGCTGCGCGCTGGTCGTCGCCGAGCGGGACCGGGTCACCGAGGCGCTGCGCAAGCTACTCCCGGACGTGCCGTCCAGCCAGGCGAACTTCGTCTGGCTGCCGCTGGGCGACCGGGCCGTGGAGTTCGGCAAGGCGTGCGAGGCGCGCGGCGTCATCGTCCGGCCGTTCGCCGGCGACGGGGTCCGGGTCACCATCGGCACCCCGGTCGAGAACGACGCCTTCCTGGCCGCCGCCGAGGCGGCGCTGGCCTGA
- a CDS encoding DUF397 domain-containing protein, whose amino-acid sequence MTDLTGAIWRTSSRSNDQGLCVEVAANVVAVHGVVGVRDSKDPQGPALAVSPPGWTAFVDAIRTGRFGG is encoded by the coding sequence ATGACCGATCTCACCGGAGCGATCTGGCGTACCAGCAGCCGCTCCAACGACCAGGGTCTCTGCGTGGAGGTGGCGGCCAACGTGGTCGCCGTCCACGGCGTGGTCGGCGTACGCGACTCGAAGGACCCGCAGGGACCGGCGCTCGCGGTCAGCCCGCCGGGCTGGACGGCGTTCGTCGACGCGATCCGCACCGGCCGCTTCGGCGGCTGA
- a CDS encoding CGNR zinc finger domain-containing protein produces the protein MLFAHDTECALVATAALVNTAGPDREGLPDVSALHEFLAAHSYSGRHEHSEAELRSVRALRPRLRRFWFADDDEIVDVVNGLLRESHALPQLIRHDDEPYHVHAVPRDAPLATRMAVEAAMALADLVRMGELSRLRTCDHPDCANVLVDLSKNRSRRFCDGGCGNRVAVSAYRARKAAGRS, from the coding sequence TTGCTCTTCGCTCATGACACCGAGTGCGCCCTGGTCGCCACCGCGGCACTGGTCAACACCGCCGGACCCGACCGGGAAGGGCTGCCGGACGTGAGCGCCCTCCACGAGTTCCTCGCCGCCCACTCCTACAGCGGTCGGCACGAGCACAGCGAGGCCGAACTGCGCTCCGTACGCGCCCTGCGGCCCCGACTGCGCCGGTTCTGGTTCGCCGACGACGACGAGATCGTCGACGTCGTCAACGGCCTGCTCCGCGAGTCGCACGCCCTGCCGCAGCTCATCCGGCACGACGACGAGCCCTATCACGTGCACGCCGTGCCCCGGGACGCACCGCTGGCCACCCGGATGGCGGTCGAGGCCGCGATGGCGCTGGCCGACCTGGTCCGGATGGGCGAGCTGAGCCGGCTGCGCACCTGCGACCACCCCGACTGCGCCAACGTCCTGGTGGACCTGTCGAAGAACCGCTCCCGCCGGTTCTGCGACGGCGGCTGCGGCAACCGGGTCGCCGTCAGCGCCTACCGGGCCCGCAAGGCGGCCGGCCGCTCCTGA
- a CDS encoding PQQ-binding-like beta-propeller repeat protein, which produces MGMTSGRRRGAVAVAAVLTVVVVAAIAYRVLAPAEVDTPARTAYPPAASPPVGVIGRLPVAPLIVDGRLRVYAATRQVYADQPVDRKHRVTPFWSYRRWPAQLNGVLAVDTTVLSRWSDGKLVALDARTGKVAWRADGPRPGAGFVARRTGAAVVWDPQGISVASGPDGRAVLVVSGQGRLRGYAMADGRELWRVDGDGACRTDLGTTAADRVVSVDAGAGPAVVEFRDAVTGAVRTRWRPPDAGPELTVTPLGCLTPRSRCRGLRTAGPGDPAGRGWLVGAGEPIAAPALDAPEVTLAGELAVGVTGGVLGGREARTGIQRWRRGDLGPVRVLATEPGRVYVLTDARELITLDPVTGAQRSRFVLAVGRDGIGWKPGLAYASGGYVAVERLREQAGPGDDDQGWFLTAEPVTLALT; this is translated from the coding sequence ATGGGGATGACCTCGGGACGGCGACGGGGCGCAGTGGCGGTCGCGGCGGTGCTCACCGTCGTGGTGGTCGCCGCCATCGCCTACCGGGTGCTCGCCCCCGCCGAGGTCGACACGCCGGCCCGGACCGCGTACCCGCCGGCGGCGAGCCCGCCGGTCGGGGTGATCGGCCGGCTGCCGGTCGCGCCGCTGATCGTGGACGGCCGGCTGCGCGTCTACGCCGCCACCCGCCAGGTGTACGCCGACCAGCCGGTCGACAGGAAGCACCGGGTCACCCCGTTCTGGTCGTACCGGCGCTGGCCGGCCCAGCTCAACGGGGTGCTGGCGGTGGACACCACGGTGCTGAGCCGCTGGTCGGACGGGAAGCTCGTCGCGTTGGACGCGCGTACCGGGAAGGTGGCGTGGCGGGCCGACGGGCCGCGACCCGGTGCGGGTTTCGTCGCCCGGCGCACCGGCGCGGCGGTGGTCTGGGACCCGCAGGGCATCTCCGTCGCGTCCGGCCCGGACGGCCGTGCCGTGCTGGTGGTCTCGGGGCAGGGGCGGCTGCGCGGCTACGCGATGGCCGACGGGCGGGAGCTCTGGCGGGTGGACGGGGACGGCGCGTGCCGCACCGACCTGGGCACCACGGCCGCCGACCGGGTCGTGTCGGTCGACGCGGGCGCGGGGCCGGCGGTGGTCGAGTTCCGCGACGCGGTCACCGGCGCGGTGCGGACCCGCTGGCGGCCCCCGGACGCCGGTCCGGAGCTGACGGTGACGCCGCTCGGCTGCCTGACCCCCCGGTCACGGTGCCGGGGGTTGCGTACCGCCGGGCCGGGTGACCCGGCCGGCCGTGGGTGGCTGGTCGGGGCGGGGGAGCCGATCGCTGCTCCCGCACTGGACGCGCCGGAGGTGACCCTCGCCGGTGAGCTGGCCGTGGGGGTGACCGGCGGGGTGCTCGGCGGCCGGGAGGCGCGTACCGGCATCCAGCGGTGGCGGCGCGGCGACCTGGGCCCGGTGCGGGTCCTCGCGACCGAGCCGGGCCGGGTGTACGTGCTGACCGACGCCCGGGAACTGATCACCCTGGACCCGGTGACCGGAGCGCAGCGGTCCCGTTTCGTGCTCGCCGTGGGCCGGGACGGGATCGGCTGGAAACCGGGACTGGCGTACGCGTCCGGTGGTTACGTCGCCGTCGAGCGGTTGCGCGAGCAGGCCGGGCCGGGTGACGACGACCAGGGCTGGTTCCTGACGGCCGAGCCGGTGACGCTGGCCCTGACCTGA
- a CDS encoding class II fumarate hydratase, producing the protein MTTPEAAGYRIERDSMGEVEVPAEALWRAQTQRAVQNFPISGRGIEPAQIKALAQIKGAAAEVNGDLGVIDADVAAAIAAAAAHVAEGGYDDQFPIDVFQTGSGTSSNMNTNEVIATLASRELGRDVHPNDHVNASQSSNDVFPSSIHLAATQFVADDLIPSLQHLAGALEEKAAEFETVVKAGRTHLMDATPVTLGQEFGGYAAQVRYGVERLEATLPRLAELPLGGTAVGTGINTPLGFAAAVIGKLRASTGLPLSEARNHFEAQGARDALVETSGQLRTIAVGLYKIANDIRWMGSGPRAGLRELRIPDLQPGSSIMPGKVNPVVAEAMRQVCAQVIGNDAAVAFAGTQGDFELNVMLPVMGRNLLESIKLLAASSRLFADRLVVGLVADAEVCLAYAEGSPSIVTPLNRHLGYDEAASIAKEALAKQVSIREVVIARGHVDSGKLSETQLDEALDLLRMTHP; encoded by the coding sequence GTGACGACTCCAGAGGCAGCGGGCTACCGGATCGAACGCGACTCGATGGGTGAGGTGGAGGTGCCCGCCGAGGCGCTGTGGCGGGCGCAGACCCAGCGCGCGGTGCAGAACTTCCCGATCTCCGGGCGGGGCATCGAACCCGCCCAGATCAAGGCCCTCGCGCAGATCAAGGGGGCGGCGGCCGAGGTGAACGGCGACCTCGGGGTGATCGACGCGGACGTGGCCGCCGCGATCGCCGCCGCCGCCGCGCACGTGGCCGAGGGCGGCTACGACGACCAGTTCCCGATCGACGTCTTCCAGACCGGCTCCGGCACCTCGTCCAACATGAACACCAACGAGGTGATCGCCACCCTGGCCAGCCGCGAGCTGGGCCGGGACGTGCACCCGAACGACCACGTCAACGCCTCACAGTCCAGCAACGACGTCTTCCCGTCCTCGATCCACCTGGCCGCCACCCAGTTCGTGGCCGACGACCTGATCCCCTCGCTGCAGCACCTGGCGGGCGCGCTGGAGGAGAAGGCGGCCGAGTTCGAGACGGTGGTGAAGGCGGGGCGTACCCACCTGATGGACGCCACGCCGGTGACGCTGGGTCAGGAGTTCGGCGGGTACGCCGCCCAGGTCCGCTACGGCGTGGAGCGGCTGGAGGCGACGCTGCCCCGGCTGGCCGAGCTGCCGCTGGGCGGTACGGCGGTGGGCACCGGCATCAACACCCCGCTCGGGTTCGCGGCGGCCGTGATCGGGAAGCTGCGCGCCTCCACCGGGCTGCCGCTGAGCGAGGCCCGCAACCACTTCGAGGCGCAGGGCGCCCGGGACGCGCTGGTGGAGACCTCCGGCCAGCTCCGCACCATCGCGGTCGGCCTCTACAAGATCGCCAACGACATCCGCTGGATGGGTTCCGGCCCTCGCGCCGGCCTGCGCGAGCTGCGCATCCCGGACCTCCAGCCCGGCTCGTCGATCATGCCCGGCAAGGTGAACCCGGTGGTCGCCGAGGCGATGCGCCAGGTCTGTGCCCAGGTCATCGGCAACGACGCGGCGGTCGCGTTCGCCGGCACGCAGGGCGACTTCGAGCTGAACGTGATGCTCCCGGTGATGGGCCGCAACCTGCTGGAGTCGATCAAGCTGCTGGCCGCCTCCAGCCGGCTCTTCGCCGACCGCCTGGTGGTCGGCCTGGTCGCGGACGCCGAGGTCTGCCTGGCGTACGCGGAGGGCTCACCGTCGATCGTCACCCCGCTCAACCGCCACCTCGGATACGACGAGGCCGCCTCGATCGCCAAGGAGGCGCTGGCCAAGCAGGTCTCCATCCGGGAGGTGGTGATCGCGCGCGGTCACGTGGACTCGGGCAAGCTCTCCGAGACCCAGCTCGACGAGGCCCTGGACCTGCTCCGGATGACCCATCCCTGA
- the hppD gene encoding 4-hydroxyphenylpyruvate dioxygenase, with the protein MTQAIDRPTDDVDVDALVGAVDHDISHDPFPVKGLDHVHFLVGNAKQAAHYYSTAFGMTCVAYRGPEQGYRDHAEYVLTSGSARFVLTGAVRPDADGAEHVAKHSDGVSDIALEVPDVDAAYAHAVAQGATGLVEPHELSDEHGTVRLAAIAAYGDTRHTLIDRSRYTGPFLPGFVARGPIVDRRPMIDAGLQPKRFFQAVDHVVGNVELGRMDEWVEFYKRVMGFSNMAEFIGDDIATDYSALMSKVVASGTRKVKFPLNEPAVARKKSQIDEYLEFYQGPGAQHIAVATNDILASVDAMRAAGVEFLDTPDSYYDDPELRARIGNVRVPIEELKARKILVDRDEDGYLLQIFTKPVQDRPTVFFELIERHGSLGFGKGNFKALFEAIEREQEARGNL; encoded by the coding sequence ATGACCCAGGCGATCGACCGACCGACCGACGACGTCGATGTCGACGCACTCGTCGGCGCCGTCGACCACGACATCAGCCACGACCCGTTCCCGGTCAAGGGCCTCGACCACGTGCACTTCCTGGTCGGCAACGCCAAGCAGGCCGCGCACTACTACTCCACCGCGTTCGGCATGACCTGCGTGGCGTACCGGGGGCCGGAGCAGGGCTACCGGGACCACGCGGAGTACGTGCTGACCAGCGGTTCCGCCCGCTTCGTGCTGACCGGCGCGGTGCGCCCGGACGCCGACGGCGCCGAGCACGTGGCGAAGCACAGCGACGGCGTCTCCGACATCGCGCTGGAGGTGCCCGACGTCGACGCCGCGTACGCGCACGCCGTGGCGCAGGGCGCTACCGGCCTGGTCGAGCCGCACGAGCTGAGCGACGAGCACGGCACCGTCCGGCTGGCGGCGATCGCCGCGTACGGCGACACCCGGCACACCCTGATCGACCGGTCCCGCTACACCGGCCCGTTCCTGCCCGGCTTCGTGGCCCGTGGCCCGATCGTGGACCGCCGGCCGATGATCGACGCCGGCCTCCAGCCGAAGCGCTTCTTCCAGGCGGTCGACCACGTGGTCGGCAACGTCGAGCTCGGCCGGATGGACGAGTGGGTGGAGTTCTACAAGCGGGTCATGGGCTTCAGCAACATGGCCGAGTTCATCGGCGACGACATCGCCACCGACTACTCGGCCCTGATGAGCAAGGTCGTGGCCAGCGGCACCCGCAAGGTGAAGTTCCCGCTGAACGAGCCGGCCGTCGCCCGCAAGAAGTCGCAGATCGACGAGTACCTGGAGTTCTATCAGGGCCCGGGTGCCCAGCACATCGCCGTCGCCACCAACGACATCCTGGCCAGCGTCGACGCGATGCGGGCCGCGGGCGTCGAGTTCCTGGACACCCCCGACTCCTACTACGACGACCCGGAGCTGCGCGCCCGGATCGGCAACGTCCGGGTGCCGATCGAGGAGCTGAAGGCCCGCAAGATCCTGGTCGACCGGGACGAGGACGGCTACCTGCTGCAGATCTTCACCAAGCCGGTGCAGGACCGCCCGACCGTCTTCTTCGAGCTGATCGAGCGCCACGGCTCGCTGGGCTTCGGCAAGGGCAACTTCAAGGCCCTCTTCGAGGCGATCGAGCGGGAGCAGGAAGCGCGCGGCAACCTGTAA
- a CDS encoding RDD family protein gives MTQPPNTTPPGTPQGYVPPRQSVPPTYAGIPAYPAGGPARPPYPVLAPPPVAPNGQPLASFADRLLAWMIDTALATAVAVVLFVPVFIWLFQRMFSEMDRLDAGTEPDPTRFMGEFLLPMLIAEFAVFAVLLGFYWLYHVEYAHRTGQTLGKKAMKIRIVPLDPAQTLTRGMAGKRYLIEFVAASLVPFLNYLDGFWQLWDKPWQQCLHDKFAGTVVVKVAP, from the coding sequence GTGACGCAGCCTCCGAACACCACGCCGCCCGGCACCCCCCAGGGGTACGTCCCGCCGAGGCAGTCCGTCCCACCGACGTACGCCGGGATCCCGGCCTATCCGGCGGGCGGCCCGGCCCGGCCGCCGTACCCGGTCCTCGCCCCGCCCCCGGTGGCGCCGAACGGTCAGCCGCTGGCCAGCTTCGCCGACCGGCTGCTGGCCTGGATGATCGACACCGCGCTGGCGACCGCGGTCGCGGTCGTGCTCTTCGTGCCGGTGTTCATCTGGCTCTTCCAACGAATGTTCAGCGAGATGGACCGGCTCGACGCCGGCACCGAACCGGACCCGACCCGGTTCATGGGCGAGTTCCTCCTGCCCATGCTGATCGCCGAGTTCGCCGTGTTCGCGGTGCTCCTGGGCTTCTACTGGCTCTACCACGTGGAATACGCGCACCGGACCGGCCAGACGCTCGGCAAGAAGGCGATGAAGATCCGGATCGTGCCGCTGGACCCGGCGCAGACCCTCACCCGGGGGATGGCCGGCAAGCGCTACCTGATCGAGTTCGTGGCCGCCTCGCTGGTGCCCTTCCTCAACTACCTCGACGGCTTCTGGCAACTCTGGGACAAGCCCTGGCAGCAGTGCCTGCACGACAAGTTCGCCGGCACCGTCGTCGTTAAGGTTGCACCGTGA